From one Variovorax sp. PBL-H6 genomic stretch:
- a CDS encoding cation:proton antiporter encodes MSSFIPNDLLGFWSDWVRPSAGLPTVLWSLLLAAAAAAGHLVQRYTGMPKVIGYSVVGTMVGLAGFEGAMWPLQGISLFLLELGVAIVLFEAGGRLPLRWFRHNPMVLVQSLLEATLTYLAVFWVLHWMDVPDPVANPIALMAIVASPAVLSRVVMDTRGSGPVTERALTLATLNTFYALALGYAQAGLIEHAPLGLFQKLYPVAVVLGLSFVVGALMALSLRSALRVMSPTSENTSILLLAIIAAGAALAAHFGGSAPLAALIGGVLLKALHPKPWVWPRQLGTAASLLTMLMFVLVSIVAAQADWSLPVASVVLAVIGVRTVAKIAGVAIANPGSGASWRQALWVGCAMSPLSSIALLITSAFVTASPLLGAMITQIALPAILLMEVLGAVLATVAIHGAGESSRPWLPEAFSVTEDTQR; translated from the coding sequence ATGAGTTCTTTCATTCCCAACGACCTGCTGGGTTTCTGGTCCGACTGGGTGCGACCCTCGGCCGGCCTGCCCACCGTCTTGTGGTCGCTTCTGCTGGCCGCCGCCGCCGCGGCCGGCCACCTGGTGCAGCGCTACACGGGCATGCCCAAGGTGATCGGCTACTCGGTGGTCGGCACGATGGTCGGCCTAGCCGGGTTCGAGGGCGCGATGTGGCCGCTGCAGGGCATCAGCCTGTTCCTGCTCGAGCTCGGCGTCGCGATCGTGCTGTTCGAGGCAGGCGGCCGGCTGCCGCTGCGCTGGTTCCGCCACAACCCGATGGTGCTGGTGCAGAGCCTTCTCGAAGCCACGTTGACCTACCTCGCCGTGTTCTGGGTGCTGCACTGGATGGACGTGCCCGACCCCGTGGCCAATCCGATCGCGCTGATGGCGATCGTGGCCTCGCCGGCCGTGCTCAGCCGCGTGGTGATGGACACCCGCGGCTCCGGCCCGGTGACCGAGCGCGCGCTGACGCTGGCCACGCTCAACACCTTCTATGCGCTGGCGCTGGGCTATGCGCAAGCCGGGCTGATCGAGCACGCGCCGCTGGGCCTGTTCCAGAAGCTCTACCCGGTTGCGGTGGTGCTGGGCCTGTCCTTCGTGGTCGGCGCGCTGATGGCGTTGTCGCTGCGCTCGGCCTTGCGCGTGATGAGCCCGACCAGCGAGAACACCTCCATCCTGCTGCTGGCGATCATCGCGGCCGGCGCCGCGCTGGCTGCGCACTTCGGCGGCTCGGCCCCGCTGGCGGCGCTCATCGGCGGCGTGCTGCTCAAGGCCCTGCACCCCAAGCCCTGGGTCTGGCCGAGGCAACTGGGCACCGCGGCCTCGCTGCTCACCATGCTGATGTTCGTGCTGGTGTCCATCGTGGCCGCGCAGGCCGACTGGAGCCTCCCGGTCGCCAGCGTGGTGCTGGCGGTGATCGGCGTGCGCACGGTTGCCAAGATCGCGGGCGTGGCCATCGCCAACCCGGGCAGCGGCGCGAGCTGGCGCCAGGCGCTGTGGGTGGGCTGCGCCATGTCGCCGCTGTCGTCGATCGCGCTGCTGATCACCTCGGCCTTTGTCACGGCCTCGCCGCTGCTGGGCGCGATGATCACGCAGATCGCGCTGCCCGCCATCCTGCTGATGGAGGTGCTCGGTGCGGTGCTCGCCACCGTCGCCATCCACGGCGCCGGCGAAAGCTCCAGGCCCTGGCTGCCCGAAGCCTTCAGCGTCACGGAGGACACGCAGCGATGA
- the apaG gene encoding Co2+/Mg2+ efflux protein ApaG encodes MSSQPINVQVDPRYLPDQSSPEDRVYTFAYTITVTNTGRVAAQLISRHWLINDAAGKTQEVKGLGVIGQQPLLAPGQSFRYTSGCRLQGPSGTMHGSYFFVTEHGERFDVAIPMFVLEADTGGPPVSRVLH; translated from the coding sequence ATGTCCAGCCAACCGATCAACGTCCAGGTCGACCCCCGTTACCTGCCGGACCAGTCTTCGCCCGAAGACCGGGTCTACACCTTCGCCTACACGATCACCGTGACCAACACGGGCCGCGTGGCGGCGCAGTTGATCTCCCGGCACTGGCTCATCAACGATGCGGCCGGAAAGACGCAGGAGGTCAAGGGCCTCGGCGTGATCGGGCAGCAGCCGCTGCTGGCGCCCGGGCAGTCCTTCCGCTATACCAGCGGATGCCGGCTGCAGGGGCCCAGCGGTACCATGCATGGGAGCTATTTCTTCGTGACCGAGCACGGCGAGCGCTTCGACGTCGCGATTCCCATGTTCGTGCTGGAAGCCGACACGGGCGGCCCGCCCGTCTCGCGCGTGCTGCACTGA
- the rpe gene encoding ribulose-phosphate 3-epimerase, producing MSSSRTFRIAPSILSADFARLGAEVSDVIAAGADWIHFDVMDNHYVPNLTFGPMVCQALKPHAKTASGTPVPIDVHLMIEPVDALAAAFAQAGADYISFHPDASPHTHRSIQAIKAAGCKAGLVFNPGAGLEPLDWAIDDIDLVLIMSVNPGFGGQSFIDSALRKIELARKRIEASGRDIRLEVDGGIKTDNIARVASAGADTFVAGSAIFNSKSYAGVIAEMRARLEAAPGPSQADQA from the coding sequence ATGAGCAGCAGCCGCACCTTTCGCATCGCCCCCTCCATCCTTTCAGCCGATTTCGCGCGCCTCGGCGCCGAAGTGAGCGATGTGATCGCCGCCGGGGCCGACTGGATCCACTTCGACGTCATGGACAACCACTACGTGCCGAACCTCACCTTCGGCCCGATGGTCTGCCAGGCGCTCAAGCCCCACGCGAAGACCGCGAGCGGCACGCCGGTGCCGATCGACGTTCACCTGATGATCGAGCCGGTGGATGCGCTGGCCGCCGCCTTCGCCCAGGCCGGGGCCGACTACATCAGCTTCCATCCCGATGCTTCGCCGCACACGCACCGCAGCATCCAGGCCATCAAGGCGGCCGGCTGCAAGGCCGGGCTGGTGTTCAACCCGGGCGCGGGGCTGGAGCCGCTGGACTGGGCCATCGATGACATCGACCTGGTCCTGATCATGAGCGTGAACCCGGGTTTCGGCGGCCAGAGCTTCATCGATTCGGCGTTGCGCAAGATCGAACTCGCGCGCAAGCGCATCGAGGCCAGCGGGCGCGACATCCGCCTGGAGGTCGATGGCGGCATCAAGACCGACAACATCGCACGCGTGGCCAGCGCCGGCGCGGACACCTTTGTTGCCGGCAGCGCGATCTTCAATTCGAAAAGCTATGCAGGCGTGATCGCCGAGATGCGCGCGCGACTCGAGGCCGCGCCAGGCCCGAGTCAAGCTGATCAAGCCTGA